Within Deltaproteobacteria bacterium, the genomic segment GCACGACCCGGTCCCGCTCGCGGTACAGGGCGAGGGTCATGTGGCCGACCGCTTCCTCCCCGCGCGTGATCTGGCAATCGTACAGGAGCCGCCCGCTCCCGAACAGCAGGAGCCCCTCGGAGTGCGTGAACCCGTGCACCTCGGGGGAAAGGAAGCCAAGGAGATCTCCGGGGGAGACGCGGTGGGCGAAGAGGTCCCGCCAGAGGGAAATCATGCGGTGGGCGGGCGGCGGCTTGCGGATGAGGAACGGAGACCCCTTGCCGCTCTTCTTCAGGACAGACGGGTTCAACTCCGCGCCGAAGAGCCGGTTCGCGGAGATCAGCCGGTCGAACCCGTCCACGATGTCGCGTTCCGGGATGGGCTCCCCGGCCCACCCGGCCCGCGTGCCGTTTTCCGTCATTGCCCCCCCGTGAGCGTCCTCATTAGAGGATGGACCGCATGCCGGCGCGCCCGGGACGGGCGGAGGACAACGGGATGGCGGGAGACGCGCGGGCGGTCATCCGGATCGCCGCCGTGGGCGACGTGATGATGGGTACCACCTTCCCGGAGGAGATCCTGCCGCCGGAGGACGGGGCGACGCTGTTCCGGGCGGTTCGACCGCTCCTCTCCGGGCACGACGTCGTCTTCGGCAACCTCGAGGGGCCGCTGACCGACGTGGAAAAATCGCCCAAGTGTCCCAATCCGCGCCGCAACGGACGCCCCTGCTTCGCCTTCCGCACCCCGCCGCGCTACGTCCGGCTTCTTTCGACGGCGGGATTCACGGCGATGAACGTCGCCAACAACCATTCGCTCGACTTCGGGATGGAGGGGCTGGACAACACCCTGTCCGTGCTCGACGAATCGGGGATCCGGCCGGTCGGCGGGGAGCGGGTCGCGCGGTTCACGATCGCCGGGAAACGGGTGGCGGTCG encodes:
- a CDS encoding CapA family protein, translating into MPARPGRAEDNGMAGDARAVIRIAAVGDVMMGTTFPEEILPPEDGATLFRAVRPLLSGHDVVFGNLEGPLTDVEKSPKCPNPRRNGRPCFAFRTPPRYVRLLSTAGFTAMNVANNHSLDFGMEGLDNTLSVLDESGIRPVGGERVARFTIAGKRVAVAGFSYSLRTRYVHPLLDLDRAREIVAELKSANDLVVVSFHGGAEGADAMRVADADETFLGEER